The DNA sequence TCTTGAAGATGGGGGAAAACACACCGGATTTGTCTTGTCGTTTGGAGCTCTAAATATAAATGACTGGATGTTTTTTCAACATCCTTgtaggaaggaaggagaatgcagaattattccatttttaagacaaaaactacTAGTCTTGTGTACATACAAAGCTCCCATTACATGGTATAAGTATTTTGCTTGGTTTCCCTTGGTATGTGATTCAGTAAACGCTGAGATTTCAGCGTTACCACTTACTTTTAACCTTTCAgtagttttctttgttgtatattttgtgttctttttcccAAATTATTATATAAGTTTAAGTGACCCTTAGGATAATGTTTAAAACCACTTTAAAATTGCATAATTTATTGATGGAGGATTAAAATAGAAACTTGCTTTTCAGTGTACGTGCATTTGAATCATTGAAACACAGTCTGTGCATGCATTACGTattcacataaaaaaattaagcattttttGAAATGGCAGAAAAGTTTAAGCaaccacaaaaatgtaaaaatttccaAAAAACTTTAATCCTGTTCCTATTTAGCAATATTAGGTGAGAACATCTGTAACTATTGCTGAATTAACATTACTTTTataacacaaaaatttaaaagaaacgtttttccaggaattttgccatcaaaataaattaaccccagaaaataatttcaaagtggATAATGTATCCTTATATATGTATtcaatacaattatatattttacatttacaaatatataatataggtataaaaattaaaaatgaatgtatttccAAACAAGATTGAACATAAAAATTACTTCAGAAAATTGTTGATATACAGAAAAAATTGAAGCatcataaaaaggaaattataataatttacataTCTAGATATAGAGTGCAAAATTCTACCAAGAATAAGAGTAAATTAATATTAAGCGATGGTTTGTGATTTAATAACACACAGAAATTTTATTCCACCTTATTTACAACTCAGATATCTAAAAAATAGATTGCTTTTGAAATACAAATGCAAGAAACAATTGGAGAAATCTAAAATCATAATTAGAAAAGAGTAGTGTTTTCTCTATCAGCCATCTGATATGTTACACATCAGTGGGTGTAGTAACGACTTACGACTCTGAGCGCCGCTGTTGATCAACTCTAAGCAAAAATCAGGACTCCAACCGGATTTCCAGTTATGTGACTACACAAAACCCGGCAGATCCCACAAACCTGCTCCCAGACTGCAGCAAAACTCAGCCTCTTAACTTAGGGCACTCTGGCTTTCTCCTAAGGAAAGGGATCACCATACTTcgcaggagggaagaaagaaccTGATGAAGCAGCGCGCACAGAGAGTATTTTGAGAAAATTCCAAAGCAAGGCAGCAATGGCAGCTCCAACCAAATGCCAGCTCCGCGGAAGATTCGTCCTGCTGTGCTCGCTCCTGGGGATGCTATGGGAGGCCAGGGCCAGTCAGATTCGCTACTCAGTGcctgaagagacagaaaagggCTATATTGTGGGCAACATCTCCAAGGACCTGGCTCTGGAGCCCCGGGAGCTGGCGGAGCGCGGAGTACGCATCGTCTCCAGAGGTAGGACGCAGCTTTTCTCTCTGAACCCGCGCAGCGGCAGCTTGGTCACCGCGGGTAGGATAGACCGGGAGGAGCTGTGTGCTCAGAGCCCGCGGTGTCTGGTGAACTTTAAAGTCCTGGTTGAAGACAGAGTGAAATTGTACGGAATAGAAATAGAAGTAACTGATATTAACGACAGTGCCCCAAAATTCCAGGCCGAAAGTCTGGAAGTAAAAATTAACGAAATCGCGGTTCCTGGAGCACGTTATCCACTCCCAGAAGCTGTTGACCCGGATGTGGGCGTGAACTCCCTCCAGAGCTACCAGCTCAGCCCCAATCACCACTTCTCGCTGAACGTGCAGACTGGAGACAATGGAGCCATAAACCCAGAGCTGGTGCTGGAGCGAGCCCTGGACAGGGAGGAGGCGGCTGCTCACCACCTGGTCCTCACGGCCTCAGATGGCGGCGAGCCGCGTCGTTCCAGCACCGTGCGCATCCATGTGACAGTATTGGATACAAATGATAATGCCCCGGTTTTTGCTCAACCGATTTACAGAGTGAAAGTCCTTGAGAACGTGCCCCCAGGCACCTGGCTGCTTACTGCAACAGCCAGCGACCTGGATGAGGGAACCAACGGAAAAGTGGCATACAAATTCTGGAAAATTAGTGAAAAACAATCTCTGTTATTCCAGCTTAATGAAAATACTGGGGAAATATCAATAGCAAAAAGTCTAGATTATGAAGAATGTTCATTTTATGAAATGGAAATACAAGCTGAAGATGGTGGGGGATTGAAAGGGTGGACAAAAGTGCTCATTTCAGTGGAAGATGTAAATGACAATAGACCTGAAGTGACCATTACATCTCTGTTTAGCCCAGTGAGAGAAGATGCACCTCAGGGAACAGTAATTCTTCTTTTCAATGCTCATGACCGAGACTCGGGAAAGAATGGTCAAGTTGTCTGTTCCATCCAGgagaatctatattttaaattagaaaattcagaaGAAGATTATTATAGATTGTTGACGGCCCAAATTCTTGACCGAGAAAAAGCCTCAGAATATAATATCACGGTGACTGCAACAGACAGAGGAACTCCGCCCCTGTCCACAGAAATTCACATCACTCTGCAAGTGACTGACATCAAtgataatccacctgccttctCTCAAGCCTCCTACTCAGTCTACCTCCCGGAAAACAATGCCAGAGGTACTTCCATCTTCTCAGTGATCGCCTATGACCCTGATAGCAATGAGAATTCTAGAGTTATTTACTCCTTGGCAGAGGATATCATCCAAGGGTCTCCTCTCTCCACCTATGTCTCTATTAACTCGGAGACTGGCGTGCTGTATGCTCTGTGCTCCTTTGACTATGAGCAGTTTAGAGATTTGCAAATGCAGGTGAGGGCAAGTGACAGTGGAAACCCACCACTTAGCAGCAATGTGTCATTGAGACTATTTGTTTTGGACCAGAACGACAATGCCCCAGAAATCCTGTACCCCGCCCTCCCCACTGATGGTTCTACTGGTGTGGAGCTGGCACCCCGCTCTGCAGAGCCCGGCTACCTGGTGACCAAGGTGGTGGCAGTGGACAGAGACTCAGGCCAGAATGCTTGGCTGTCCTACCGCTTATTCAAGGCCAGTGAGCCAGGGCTTTTCTCAGTGGGGCTGCACACAGGTGAAGTGCGCACAGCTCGGGCCCTGCTAGATAGAGATGTGCTCAAACAGAGCCTTGTGGTGGCTGTACAGGACCATGGCCAGCCCCCTCTCTCGGCCACTGTCACGCTCACAGTCGCCATAGCTGACAGCATCCCAGACATCCTGGCTGACCTGGGCAGTCTTCAGATCCCTGCAGACCTGGAGACCTCAGACCTTACCCTCTACCTCGTTGTGGCTGTCACAGTGGTCTCCTGTGTCTTCCTCACCTTCGTTATCATGCTCCTGGCCCTCAGGCTGAGGCACTGGCACACCTCACGTCTGCTGCAGGCTACAAGTGATGGGTTGGCTGGTGTGCCCACCTCACACTTTGTGGGTGTAGATGGGGTTAGAGCTTTCCTACAGACCTATTCTCAGGAGTTCTCCCTCACTGCTGACTCAAGGAAGAGTCACCTGATCTTCCCCCAACCCAACTACGCAGACACACTCATCAGCcagcagagctgtgagaaaaatGAGCGTTTGTGTGTCTCAGTTGATTCCAAGTTTCCTATAGAAGACACCCCTTTGGTTCCggtgagttcatttttttttctttctttcttttcttttctttttcttttttttttttttttttgtttgttttttgttttgttttgttttgttttgtttttgagacagtcttactctgttgcccaggctgaagtgcagtggtgtgatctcgactcactgcaacctccgcctcccaagttcaagcgattctcctgcctcagcctcccaagtagagtagctgggactaaagtagaataactgggactacaggcacgtgccaccatgcccggctaattttttgtgtgtttttagtagagacagggtgtcaccatgttggccaggctggttttgaactcctgacctcaagtgatccacccacctcagcctcccaaagcgctgggattacaggcgtgagccactgcgcctgacccttTACTTTCTATTATAGTTAGCTTTCTCTTTAACTGTTTGTACTTAAGGTAGTATAAGTTGATATCAGTATGTTTCTCATCACTTTTCACTGAGCCTAATTGTTGCTCCAACATCGAAAGGAGGCATTTATTCGTTATATTTGCTGATATAATTTTCATGTTCTCATAATTAACCTTGCTGTCAACGTAAACCATTTTTCGTGGGGCAGCTCTCAGCCTGCATTGATGTGGGCTTTTTGGGTAGGGTTGCTTGATTGGTTGCAGTGGACTCACATCATAAAAttcttactcctttttttttttatttaagatatGGGGGtgtcattctgttgtccagggtggaatgcagtggtgtgagtaaagctcactgcagtctcaacctctgggcttatgtgatcctcccacctcaaccttcacAGTAGCtaggcctgaggtgggaggactagcaagttatgttgcccaggctggtctcaaatgatcttcctgcttcagtttcccaaagcactgggtgAGGTGTAAACCACCTCACCCAGCAAATTCTTACTCCTAAGATCATTTATTTAGGTCATACTATGTTTGTAAGGGCTAACTGATAGAAAGGTAAATGTATtcttcttagagaaaaagctgaaAGCCCAGATTTATTGCTTCTATTCTTCCATTTCTATGATAGGAAAACACCCCTTTGAGGTTATATTTTTCAGATCACAAGTGTGTAAAGTCTGTTTGTATTTATAGATATTTTCTGACGAAGATTCAAACTTCAGTTATCCACTTCCAAACCCTAGTAAAccaattttttccctttaatggTGAAAGTTGTAACACCTTTTATTCTCATATCTTCAAAGGTCTTAATTTCCTAATGCTTTAATGTTAAATTATGAAGAATAGTAGGACATTCTTCTTTTCTATAGTATATGCTTAAGAGAAATTTCTGAGACTGGACACTGTGAAATGACAAAacaaggaattaaaaatatttctttcacttATATGTTATTTCTGGCTCAATTCTCCAACTTTTGAGGCTAGAAATGAACTTGCATATCAGATATAATTTAAGAGAATAGTCTCAGGAACTGCTGGGAAGATTCTAAAACTCTTTTACTGTTTTTAGCTATAAGGAAGagaataatgtattatttaatgttattttaaacatAGTGTCACTTCAAGTAGTAAATAACATTTCACAAGACATTTGAAAATAAGCTTTGAAGTTGAGTCAAAATTCTATGCTAAACATGTGATCCATAGATACATTGAAGACAGCTGGCATTTCTGTGGAAgtgaagaattattttatttgtttgtaattACTTGGGTTtctgttgctttatttttaagaaaaaaaaagctaaactgtCTGGAAATCCTTTATGACATAcagacattttaattatttcaaacacGTCTTCCCCCTGAAGCAGGTAGCAAAAAATAAAGCATCCTTCAGGCTCATATTTTTAACCATACAACAAGAAAATTATTACAATTTCTCTTCTGAGGAGTAACCTTCATAtttagtatttataaatattgaaatGTGTGTTAATTTGGGGAAAACATAACAGATATCCATGAAGGCTTGTATGTCATATAGGTAGTTACTATTAAATACTACAAAAATGTCTCTTGCCCTTAAAACCAGAACACAAGACTCACCAGACAGATAACTGAGCGCAGTatggaaaatgtttatttctttttttcttgaactaTGTAGGACTTAACTTATTGTGCATTGGTAACAGATTGTAGAACATAAGCTGAAAGATAAAATTCTTGACCTTAATGTCTCATCTTAAAAAGAAGCATTGATTGACATTTTATATCTtgtattacttaaaaataatggGGGAGCGCAGTATATATTGACAAAGATTGGCTTTGTGGTGATCATTGTTGAAGGTGGGGTGGCTATGTGAAGGTTCACTACATATACTCCCTACTGTTGTATAAGTTTGAAATTGtgcataatacatttatttacgACACAAAGCATAGAAATATCTACTATAATACTATGGTGAGAGCAAAATTTGGGGGGAACGTACACCTGCATTTTCgaagaatatatacattttggagaccgaattcaaaatgaaaaaccgGGCTGCTGTGCCGCACGGAGCCTCTGGGCGCCGCTGTCGGCCAGTGCAGAGCAAGCGCTGACGCCGGGGATCCCTCAGCCTCCAGCCTAGGATTCCCTGCGCAGCCaacaacagaaagaagaaaaccagcacacacacagaagcTCCTGGCTGGGCAGACCTTGCCCAGCACACCGGATACCTAGGTCCGAGACCCGGGACTCCTCCTGTCCTGGGTCGAATGCTCTTTTAGCGCTGTAGGGTGCACGTTCTCCAGCTGGAAAAGCGGGGACCCAGCGAGAACCCAAGCGAACGATGGGAGGGAGCTGCGCGCAGAAGCGCCGGGCCGGCCGGCTGCAGGTACTATTTCCCTTGCTGCTGCCTTTGTTCTACCCCGCGCTGTGTGAGCCAATCCGCTACTCGATTCCGGAGGAGCTGGCCAAGGGTTCGGTGGTGGGGAACCTCGCTAAAGATCTAGGGCTCAGTGTCCTGGATGTGTCGGCTCGCAAGCTGCGAGTTAGCGCGGAGAAGCTGCACTTCAGCGTAGACGTGGAGAGCGGAGACTTACTTGTGAAGGACCGAATAGACCGTGAGCAAATATGCAAAGAGAGAAGAAGATGTGAGTTACAGTTGGAAGCTGTGGTGGAaaatcctttaaatatttttcatatcattGTGGTGATTGAAGATGTTAATGACCACGCCCCTCAATTtgataaaaaggaaatacatttagaaattttCGAATCTGCATCCGCTGGTGCACGAATATCGCTTGACCCTGCCACGGATCCCGATATAAACATAAACTCAATTAAAGATTATAAGATAAACTCTAATCCTTATTTTTCATTAATGGTTAGAGTTAATTCCGACGGTGGCAAATACCCAGAGTTATCTCTGGAGAAACTCCTAGACCGGGAAGAACAGAGATCTCATAGCTTGATATTGACTGTCTTGGACGGAGGTGACCCACCAAGAAGTGCCACCGCTCACATACAAATTTCTGTCAAGGACACCAATGATAACCCCCCGGTTTTCAGCAGAGACGAATATAGAATTAGTGTTAGTGAAAATCTGCCCCCTGGGTCCCCTGTGTTGCAAGTGACAGCCACTGACCAGGATGAGGGGGTCAATGCCGAGATAAACTACTACTTCCGAAGCACTGCCCAGAGCACAAAACATATGTTCTTATTGGATGAGAAAACAGGTATGATTAAGAATAACCAGTCATTTGATTTTGAAGATGTAGAAAGGTACACCATGGAAGTGGAAGCGAAGGACGGAGGTGGTCTCTCTGCCCAGTGTAAAATAATCATAGAAATCCTGGATGAAAACGACAACGACCCAGAAATAATCATAACTTCTCTCTCTGATCAGATTTTGGAGAATTCTCCTCCAGGAATGGTTGTTGCCCTCTTCAAAACACGGGACCTGGATTTTGGAGGAAATGGAGAAGTCAGGTGTAATATAGAAACAGACATTCCATTCAAGATTTATTCTTCTTCCAATAACTACTACAAGCTGGTGACAGATGGAGCCCTGGACCGAGAGCAGACACCAGAATACAATGTAACCATCGTAGCCACTGACAGGGGCAAGCCGCCCCTTTCTTCCAGTAGAAGCATCACCTTGTACGTCACTGACATCAACGACAACGCCCCAGTTTTCGACCGGACGTCCTACGTGGTTCATGTGGCCGAGAACAACCCGCCAGGAGCCTCCATTGCGCAAGTGAGCGCCTCTGACCCGGATTTGGGGCTCAACGGCCACATCTCCTACTCTATCGTGGCAAGTGACCTAGAACCCCTGGCGCTGTCGTCATACGTGTCCGTGAGCGCGCAGAGCGGGGTAGTGTTCGCGCAGCGCGCCTTTGATCACGAGCAACTGCGCGCCTTCGAGCTCACGCTGCAGGCCGGCGACCACGGCTCGCCCGCGCTCAGCGCCAACGTGAGCCTGCGCGTGTTGGTGGGAGACCGCAATGACAACGCACCGCGCGTGCTGTACCCAGCTCTGGGTCCCGACGGCTCCGCGCTCTTCGATATGGTGCCTCGCTCTGCAGAGCCCGGCTACCTAGTGACTAAGGTGGTAGCGGTGGACGCTGACTCAGGACACAACGCCTGGCTATCCTACCACGTGCTGCAGGCCAGCGAGCCCGGGCTCTTCAGCCTGGGGCTCCGCACTGGTGAGGTGCGCATGGCTCGAGCCTTAGGCGACAGGGACGCAGCCCGCCAGCGCCTGCTGGTCACTGTGCGTGATGGTGGACAGCCGCCACTCTCTGCCACCGCCACGCTGCATCTGGTCTTCGCAGACAACTTGCAAGAGATACTGCCAGACCTCAGAGAGTACGATCGCCCTGTACTCTCTGACCCCCAGGCTGAGCTACAGTTTTACCTGGTGGTGGCCTTGGCCTTAATCTCAGTGCTCTTCCTCCTTGCGGTGATTCTGGCCATTGCCTTGCGCCTGCGACGCTCTCTCAGCCCTACTGCTTGGGACTGCTTCCGTCCTGGTCTCTGTGTCAAGTCTGGACCTGTAGTTCCCCCCAACTACAGTGAGGGGACTTTGCCTTATTCTTATAATCTGTGCATCGCACATACGGGTACAAAAGAGTTTAATTTCCTAAAATGTAGTGCACCCATACATTCCAATGAAGACGTGGTTTGCAGTGTTTCTCCTGGAGCCTTAATTCCACCTTATGGTGGGAAGGATTTGACTTCACATTCTGAGACCCTAACTTCGGTgagtttctcttttttgtgtgtgatttatCTAATAGTCTACTAGTTTCTCATATTTTAGGCATACTACTTTATTTTCATATCTAGAATTATATGTTTAAAACTCACAgctttttataatcttttctcAATGTTTTGTCAATTGTAGAATGTCACCCGATTGAAGTATttagtctttgtcttttttttttttttttttttttttttttttttttgagatggagtctcacactgtcgcccaggctggagtgcagtggcgcgatctcagctctctgcagcctccgccttctgggtccaagcgattctcctgcctcagcctcccaagtagctgggattactggcacccctCACcatggctaaattttttgtatttttagtagagatggggtttcactatgtcaaccaggctggtctcaaactcctgacctcatgatcctcccaacttggcctctcaaagtgctgggattacaggtgtgagccaccatatttTGTCAAGTTCTGACTATCGAACAGAAGCAGTGGTCTTGGCCCCTAAGAAGACAAACAAGTAACCTATCTATTCAAATTTGCCAAGACTTAGTGAATTTACcatatcttatttatatatttttaaagcttaaaaatattcagaaagcaggcccagtggctcacacctataatcacagcacttttggaggctgaagcagaaaatatcacttgaatccaagaattgagacctgcctgggcaatatagggagaccccccatctctactaaaacaaaaataaaacaaaaccattaGCAGACTGTGGTAGCAttcccctgtggtcccagctacttgggaggctgagctgggtggattgcttggtcctaggaggtcaaggttgcagtgagccctgatcttgccactgcactccagcctgggtgacagagtgtgaccctgtctctaaagtaaataaataaatatgcaggcAGGGCCAAgtgtgctgtaatcccagcactttgggaggtggaggtagagaatctcttgagcccaggaatttgagaccagcctgggcaacatagggagaccccattgcttccaaaaatttaaaaattagcagggtgtggtggcacattcctgtggtctcagctactctggaggctgcagtgggagaatcgcttgagcccaggaagtctaggctgcagtgagctatgattgtgccactgcactccagcctgggtgacagagcgagaccctgtctcaaaaaaaaagacattctaagaaatgaaatgaaatactaTTGCCGTTGCACTCAGTCTCTGTCTCTGATTCCCTGATAGaagatttttgaagaaaaaagataaaatctttgAAGAGTTCTATACTTGGAAGGCATAGTGACATAAACACTTCTGAACATCCTGTTCTCTGTGTGAAAGAAGTGAACTTCTATACCCTTTgcatttgagggaataattgctACTGGGTTGATGGGCACACACAGTTGAAGATATGTGAACCACTGGACTTTGGCCTCTCATACAAACTGCCTAAGAGAAGAGATTATTTATACTGGTATTAATGCTCTGATGAAAACAGTTCATTTGACATAAACACTTACTTGTTGAAAACCTATATCACTACATCTAactttgttttctaaaactttCAGTACTTCAAATTctacatatttcttttctcattacaatgcaaacattttaatttgCAACTGTAATATATGTTCATTTTAGTTTGTGATTGCCTGcttaataatttaaataggtCCACTTAACTTGTATCCCTATAAGATAAAGTACATTTTACACAAAAAGGTTCATTAAGGCTCAGTAAAACTATTCCAGAACAGTACTTT is a window from the Rhinopithecus roxellana isolate Shanxi Qingling chromosome 3, ASM756505v1, whole genome shotgun sequence genome containing:
- the LOC104681863 gene encoding protocadherin gamma-A9 isoform X11 — translated: MAAPTKCQLRGRFVLLCSLLGMLWEARASQIRYSVPEETEKGYIVGNISKDLALEPRELAERGVRIVSRGRTQLFSLNPRSGSLVTAGRIDREELCAQSPRCLVNFKVLVEDRVKLYGIEIEVTDINDSAPKFQAESLEVKINEIAVPGARYPLPEAVDPDVGVNSLQSYQLSPNHHFSLNVQTGDNGAINPELVLERALDREEAAAHHLVLTASDGGEPRRSSTVRIHVTVLDTNDNAPVFAQPIYRVKVLENVPPGTWLLTATASDLDEGTNGKVAYKFWKISEKQSLLFQLNENTGEISIAKSLDYEECSFYEMEIQAEDGGGLKGWTKVLISVEDVNDNRPEVTITSLFSPVREDAPQGTVILLFNAHDRDSGKNGQVVCSIQENLYFKLENSEEDYYRLLTAQILDREKASEYNITVTATDRGTPPLSTEIHITLQVTDINDNPPAFSQASYSVYLPENNARGTSIFSVIAYDPDSNENSRVIYSLAEDIIQGSPLSTYVSINSETGVLYALCSFDYEQFRDLQMQVRASDSGNPPLSSNVSLRLFVLDQNDNAPEILYPALPTDGSTGVELAPRSAEPGYLVTKVVAVDRDSGQNAWLSYRLFKASEPGLFSVGLHTGEVRTARALLDRDVLKQSLVVAVQDHGQPPLSATVTLTVAIADSIPDILADLGSLQIPADLETSDLTLYLVVAVTVVSCVFLTFVIMLLALRLRHWHTSRLLQATSDGLAGVPTSHFVGVDGVRAFLQTYSQEFSLTADSRKSHLIFPQPNYADTLISQQSCEKNERLCVSVDSKFPIEDTPLVPQAPPNTDWRFSQAQRPGTSGSQNGDDTGTWPNNQFDTEMLQAMILASASEAADGSSTLGGGAGTMGLSARYGPQFTLQHVPDYRQNVYIPGSNATLTNAAGKRDGKAPAGGNGNKKKSGKKEKK